The following are encoded in a window of Perca fluviatilis chromosome 21, GENO_Pfluv_1.0, whole genome shotgun sequence genomic DNA:
- the LOC120550973 gene encoding ER lumen protein-retaining receptor 2 → MNIFRLTGDLSHLAAIIILLLKIWKTRSCAGISGKSQVLFALVFTTRYLDLLTSFISLYNTTMKIIYIGCAYATVYLICAKFKATYDGNHDTFRVEFLVVPVGGLAFLVNHDFSPLEILWTFSIYLESVAILPQLFMISKTGEAETITTHYLFFLGLYRALYLINWIWRFYFEGFFDMIAIVAGVVQTILYCDFFYLYVTKVLKGKKLSLPA, encoded by the exons ATGAACATTTTCCGGCTAACCGGCGATCTCTCCCATTTAGCAGCCATCATCATCCTGCTGCTAAAAATATGGAAAACCAGGTCTTGTGCCG GTATTTCTGGAAAGAGTCAGGTTCTGTTTGCCTTGGTGTTCACCACTCGCTACCTGGACCTGCTCACCTCCTTCATCTCTCTCTACAACACCACCATGAAG ATCATCTACATTGGGTGCGCGTACGCCACCGTGTACCTGATCTGTGCGAAGTTCAAGGCAACTTATGATGGCAACCATGACACGTTCCGAGTGGAGTTCCTGGTTGTCCCTGTCGGTGGCTTGGCTTTCCTGGTCAACCATGACTTCTCTCCCCTGGAG ATTCTGTGGACGTTCTCAATCTACTTGGAGTCGGTGGCCATCCTGCCACAGCTTTTTATGATCAGCAAGACTGGTGAGGCGGAGACCATCACCACCCACTACCTGTTCTTCCTGGGACTCTACAGAGCCCTCTACCTCATCAACTGGATATGGAGGTTCTACTTTGAGGGATTCTTTGACATGATCGCCATCGTTGCTGGGGTGGTACAGACCATCCTCTACTGTGACTTCTTCTATTTGTATGTAACAAAAG TACTGAAAGGAAAGAAGCTGAGTCTGCCAGCTTAA
- the mettl9 gene encoding methyltransferase-like protein 9 isoform X2, whose amino-acid sequence MWTGKYVRSPLVRSLFMNMVSENDAAETQEWYQCGPELLGESVRPVFVQSHLDSGTKAFLKRSVEKSGWLFTQLYHSFASTVLSPLVSRTSINGFLGRGSMFVFSEEQFQRLLGISPDWRADRLLDLGAGDGGVTEVMGAHFRDVYATEVSLPMRWHLQRRNYKLLGIDEWQQAGFQYDVVSCLNLLDRCDDPLHLLRDIRQSLVPNTGRLILAAVLPFQPYVEVGGRWQRPKEHIKVKGKTWEEQVTNLSNEVFQRAGFEVQAVTRLPYLCEGDMYNDYYVLDDAVFVLKASEDNSA is encoded by the exons ATGTGGACGGGGAAGTACGTCCGCAGTCCCCTCGTGCGCTCCCTGTTTATGAACATGGTGAGCGAGAACGACGCTGCGGAGACCCAAGAG TGGTACCAGTGCGGTCCTGAGCTGCTGGGAGAATCAGTGCGACCCGTGTTTGTCCAGAGCCACCTGGACTCAGGCACCAAGGCTTTTCTCAAGCGGAGCGTGGAGAAGTCTGGTTGGCTGTTCACCCAGCTCTACCACTCTTTTGCATCAACAGTCCTAAGCCCACTGGTCTCACGCACCTCCATTAATGG GTTTCTAGGTCGCGGTtctatgtttgtgttttctgaggAGCAGTTCCAGAGGCTACTCGGCATCAGCCCGGATTGGAGGGCTGACAGACTCCTGGACCTCGGCGCTGGGGATGGAGGGGTCACAGAGGTGATGGGAGCCCATTTCAGAGATGTGTATGCAACTGAGGTCTCATTACCCATGAGATGGCATCTTCAGAGGAGGAATTACAA GCTGCTGGGTATAGATGAGTGGCAGCAGGCTGGTTTCCAGTACGATGTGGTCAGCTGTCTGAACCTGCTGGACCGCTGTGACGATCCTCTGCATCTCCTGCGGGACATCAGACAATCGCTCGTTCCCAACACAGGGAGACTCATCCTGGCTGCAGTACTTCCCTTCCAGCCGTATGTGGAAGTCG GAGGAAGATGGCAGCGTCCCAAAGAAcatataaaagtaaaaggaaaAACGTGGGAGGAGCAAGTGACCAACCTGTCCAATGAGGTTTTCCAAAGGGCGGGGTTTGAGGTGCAGGCTGTGACCCGGTTGCCATACCTCTGTGAAGGGGACATGTATAACGATTACTACGTCCTAGACGATGCTGTTTTTGTCCTCAAGGCCTCAGAGGATAACTCTGCCTGA
- the mettl9 gene encoding methyltransferase-like protein 9 isoform X1 has translation MPCCRRVALQLAAIPFFSIIIPNVTSQCCHLARTAAAVRPLSINVMCPLQLRTLVFGAWLLGYVAFLLAIRRMWTGKYVRSPLVRSLFMNMVSENDAAETQEWYQCGPELLGESVRPVFVQSHLDSGTKAFLKRSVEKSGWLFTQLYHSFASTVLSPLVSRTSINGFLGRGSMFVFSEEQFQRLLGISPDWRADRLLDLGAGDGGVTEVMGAHFRDVYATEVSLPMRWHLQRRNYKLLGIDEWQQAGFQYDVVSCLNLLDRCDDPLHLLRDIRQSLVPNTGRLILAAVLPFQPYVEVGGRWQRPKEHIKVKGKTWEEQVTNLSNEVFQRAGFEVQAVTRLPYLCEGDMYNDYYVLDDAVFVLKASEDNSA, from the exons ATGCCCTGTTGCCGGCGTGTTGCTTTACAATTGGCTGCCATTCCCTTCTTCTCTATCATCATTCCTAACGTTACGTCTCAGTGCTGTCACCTGGCCAGGACGGCAGCCGCTGTCCGTCCGCTGTCCATTAACGTTATGTGTCCCCTACAGCTGAGGACATTGGTGTTCGGAGCGTGGCTGCTGGGTTACGTCGCCTTTCTGCTCGCCATCAGGAGGATGTGGACGGGGAAGTACGTCCGCAGTCCCCTCGTGCGCTCCCTGTTTATGAACATGGTGAGCGAGAACGACGCTGCGGAGACCCAAGAG TGGTACCAGTGCGGTCCTGAGCTGCTGGGAGAATCAGTGCGACCCGTGTTTGTCCAGAGCCACCTGGACTCAGGCACCAAGGCTTTTCTCAAGCGGAGCGTGGAGAAGTCTGGTTGGCTGTTCACCCAGCTCTACCACTCTTTTGCATCAACAGTCCTAAGCCCACTGGTCTCACGCACCTCCATTAATGG GTTTCTAGGTCGCGGTtctatgtttgtgttttctgaggAGCAGTTCCAGAGGCTACTCGGCATCAGCCCGGATTGGAGGGCTGACAGACTCCTGGACCTCGGCGCTGGGGATGGAGGGGTCACAGAGGTGATGGGAGCCCATTTCAGAGATGTGTATGCAACTGAGGTCTCATTACCCATGAGATGGCATCTTCAGAGGAGGAATTACAA GCTGCTGGGTATAGATGAGTGGCAGCAGGCTGGTTTCCAGTACGATGTGGTCAGCTGTCTGAACCTGCTGGACCGCTGTGACGATCCTCTGCATCTCCTGCGGGACATCAGACAATCGCTCGTTCCCAACACAGGGAGACTCATCCTGGCTGCAGTACTTCCCTTCCAGCCGTATGTGGAAGTCG GAGGAAGATGGCAGCGTCCCAAAGAAcatataaaagtaaaaggaaaAACGTGGGAGGAGCAAGTGACCAACCTGTCCAATGAGGTTTTCCAAAGGGCGGGGTTTGAGGTGCAGGCTGTGACCCGGTTGCCATACCTCTGTGAAGGGGACATGTATAACGATTACTACGTCCTAGACGATGCTGTTTTTGTCCTCAAGGCCTCAGAGGATAACTCTGCCTGA